Part of the Chitinophagaceae bacterium genome is shown below.
TTATTTCCTAAAGCACTCAAAAAAGAAACGTCAAAAAATTCTTTTTTTATATTTTGTGTTTTAACATTTTGCACCGATGTATTTGATGCATTGTTCTTTTTTTTATTACTGTTTTTTTTTAACATATTTTGATAATGTTTCTATCTTTTTAATGTATGATATTCTTGTAAGTTTTTATTTATGTTTCGTCTTCTTCTTGGGGGTTTAAGAAATAGGGAGATGGCTGCAGTTCAAAAACAAGTTTTTTTTTGTTTACAGGATGTAAAAATTCTATAAAAAAAGCCATAAGACGTATTTTTCTTTTGTATTCAGAAGATGCTCCATATTTGTAATCTCCTACTATAGAACATTGTATATGCTGTAAATGTGCTCGTATTTGGTTTTTACGCCCTGTCAAGATATGAAGTTCTACTAGACAATAAGGAGGGATAATTTGTTTTACTTTATACAGGGTAATAGCTTCTTTTGCCTCGGGATGTGGTTTTTCTAATACAAACATTTTTTCTTTTTTTTCTATAAGGTAGTTATAGATATTTCCTTCGGGAGGGTTAGGGATATTTTCTGTTAATGCAAGATATTTTTTTTGAACTGTTCGCCAATTTTCTATAAAATAATGGAAGCATTCTTCTGTTTTAGCAAATAACATAAGCCCCATTACTTCCTTGTCTAATCTATGAATAACAAAAGCCCGTTTGTTTTTCTCTTTCAGATATTCATTTATGAGTTGATGCATGGTTGGTTTTCTGGTTATTTGAACTCCTGCACTCAATATACCAGATGGTTTTTCTACTACTATTAAAAAGTCATCTTCCCATACAATTTTAAAATTTGGTTTTTGAGTTATTGGTGTTTTTTCGTTCTTCTGAAGTAGTATATGTTGCCCGGCCAGGACGATAGTATTGAGTTTTTTTACTAATAATTCGTTGACCCATATATAAGAGTGTTTGGCTATTTTTTTTATATGTGTTTTATTTTTTGCTCCATGCATTTCTAATAACTGATCTATAAGAGTAGCATCTCTTCGGGCTGTATATTTCATGTGGTGGGGTTTGAAAATTGATTTATTCAAAAAAAATGTTGGTAACTATTGATTTTTAAGGGATACAGTTTTGAGGGTTTGAATTTTTAGAACCCCTCATGTGTATTAAAAAATTATTTAACTCTCTGAAAGGTTCTCAGAATAAGTCGGATGCTTTTATCCGAATTCAAATAATTCCATGCGTAGTTAATGAAAACAATGATTCTATTTCTAAAATCAACTAATGCCATTATATGAACAAAAACCCATATAAACCATGCGAATATTCCATAAAATTCCATGCTTTTTATGTTTACTACTGCTTTATTTTTTCCTATAGTAGCCATGGATCCTTTATCTACATATTGAAAAGGAAGGAATGGTTTTTGTTTTGTTTTTCTATATAAATTTTTTGC
Proteins encoded:
- a CDS encoding RNA pseudouridine synthase — translated: MKYTARRDATLIDQLLEMHGAKNKTHIKKIAKHSYIWVNELLVKKLNTIVLAGQHILLQKNEKTPITQKPNFKIVWEDDFLIVVEKPSGILSAGVQITRKPTMHQLINEYLKEKNKRAFVIHRLDKEVMGLMLFAKTEECFHYFIENWRTVQKKYLALTENIPNPPEGNIYNYLIEKKEKMFVLEKPHPEAKEAITLYKVKQIIPPYCLVELHILTGRKNQIRAHLQHIQCSIVGDYKYGASSEYKRKIRLMAFFIEFLHPVNKKKLVFELQPSPYFLNPQEEDET